In Microcoleus sp. FACHB-672, one DNA window encodes the following:
- a CDS encoding caspase family protein, translated as MIHPTRRHFLKFAGSALATLGINQFLFQQQAQRYGQVLAQSTPRKLALLVGINQYTSQPLEGCLNDIELQRNLLVHRFGFNPKDVYILTDKEATREGMLGAFEEHLIKQAKPGDVVVYHYSGHGSLIRDPNPIIVEPGKEGMNGTFVPVDGNLPAGYPEVGGAVQDIMGHTLFLLMSALNTENVTVVLDSCFAGGATREARVRSREGGKNILVSADEKTYQQQWLSRLNMSPEEFVKGYRTGVAKGVVLAATAPEQLAREINVNGFLSGIFTYLLTHFLWQEDGNIERIFPKIQPEIPETFAQDPRYEVKPGTSYQKQPLYFINSPNSTAQAVVTQVSGDTAQLWLGGVDLRKVDVGAIFTAVKGTGQVRVLSREGLVAQAKIEKAVTEGTPLRLMS; from the coding sequence ATGATTCATCCAACTCGTCGTCATTTCCTCAAATTTGCCGGTTCTGCCTTGGCAACTCTGGGAATTAATCAATTTTTATTCCAACAACAAGCACAACGCTATGGCCAAGTGCTTGCCCAAAGTACCCCTCGCAAACTTGCTTTACTGGTAGGAATTAATCAATATACCTCGCAACCGTTAGAAGGATGTCTCAACGATATTGAACTGCAACGAAATTTGCTAGTTCATCGGTTTGGGTTTAATCCCAAAGATGTTTATATATTAACCGACAAAGAAGCGACACGGGAAGGAATGTTAGGAGCCTTTGAAGAACATCTCATTAAACAAGCTAAACCCGGAGATGTGGTGGTTTATCACTATTCTGGACATGGTTCACTGATTCGTGATCCGAACCCAATTATTGTTGAACCAGGGAAGGAAGGCATGAACGGAACCTTTGTGCCGGTGGATGGTAACTTGCCGGCAGGATATCCCGAAGTGGGAGGAGCGGTGCAAGACATAATGGGGCATACTTTATTTTTATTGATGTCTGCCCTAAACACTGAAAACGTCACGGTGGTGTTAGATAGTTGTTTTGCCGGCGGAGCAACGAGAGAAGCACGAGTCCGTTCCCGCGAAGGTGGCAAGAATATTTTAGTATCTGCCGATGAAAAAACCTACCAACAGCAATGGTTATCACGGTTAAATATGTCGCCAGAAGAATTTGTTAAAGGCTACCGCACAGGTGTGGCGAAAGGTGTTGTTTTAGCGGCGACTGCTCCAGAGCAACTGGCGCGAGAAATTAATGTTAATGGGTTCTTGTCGGGGATATTTACTTATTTATTAACCCATTTTTTATGGCAAGAAGATGGAAATATTGAGCGAATATTTCCGAAGATTCAGCCAGAGATTCCTGAAACCTTCGCTCAAGATCCTCGTTATGAAGTTAAACCAGGAACTAGCTATCAGAAGCAACCTTTGTATTTTATCAATTCTCCCAATTCCACTGCACAGGCAGTAGTGACGCAAGTGAGTGGGGATACTGCCCAATTGTGGTTAGGAGGAGTTGATTTACGAAAAGTGGATGTAGGAGCGATATTTACTGCTGTTAAGGGGACAGGACAGGTGAGAGTTTTGTCTCGTGAGGGGTTAGTCGCACAGGCAAAGATTGAGAAAGCGGTTACGGAAGGAACGCCGTTGCGTTTGATGAGTTAA